The Hippoglossus stenolepis isolate QCI-W04-F060 chromosome 1, HSTE1.2, whole genome shotgun sequence DNA segment aaaacaaaagatgaagaTTGTAAAGACAGTGTAAAGCAACATATTCTATTAAGAGAGGGACATGCAGCAAACTGGAGATATAGTGAGGCCTGTCATCCATTTAGATGCAACACAGGACCTTGCTCATATATGTCCATGTTACTTAACTTGAAGTGGctattgtttttatcttattgtTATCCAATCACACACTATGTAACCATTGTTGTGAAAATGAGCCTCTCAAATCCATATGTCACATCAGGACACCTAAATGCTGCCACCTTGAGGCTATATCTGTTATATAccacctgtttgttttcttgttgtgctGCACTTACTATATcaattaagttattattataattactattTGAGAAAGTatgaatacatttgtgtgttCCTTCTAAAAACACTGTGACCGGCAGTAACATGCACTGTAACTGCCGGTCACAGTGGATATAGACCCCCTACCCCATGAGGTGTAAGGGCTTTATCCAACCTATAGAGCTTAACAGGGGATTTCACAACCTACTGAGCTCCATAAAAGCCACAAAACTAAGTCAAGTTGCGTCCCTTTGAACTGAATATATTTAGATGTTGATcatattagtttttcttttgtggaGAAATCGTCAAAAATCTGCGggacttttactttgtttgagACCCCGACAGGTACAGTTGCAATGATCTCTGGAGGTCTGAGGCCCGgggctgaggaggtggagggccATGCAGCTTGTGATGCTGTGAGAGAAGTAGACAGTAAACAAAACCGTCCATAGAAGAGCCCCTGACAGTTTTGATTATCCCTGTAATTACAGGCTGCTTTCATCACTtcacagagcagagcacagaGGCATTATTTGGACGCCACACATTACCTCAGCCCTGGCAGACAGCGCTCGGCATCCATCACAATCCAACAATTAGCActgagaggagaaagggaaaaaaatgcacattaaaAATGAAGTGAATATCAGTGACCACCCAAGAGTCCAAATACAGTGAGTCACCCTCTAACAAGTGCTCACTGTACCAACATGACCCCCCCTGTGCCAGAGAATGTTGTGCTTGTCCACTTGCATTTGTTAAGTGCCTATTAAAGTCCCCATGAAGGCAGCCGGCGGGCCCACCTACCTCGACCATCCCGGTGGAATCCATTCTCGCACTGCACTCATGTGGAAATAAGCCTGTTTACCACCAACGGGTCACACATGCTAATGAgcgtctgtttgttttctactGTGCTCATGCAGGAGGAAGGGAATTTAGTGGGGAAATAATAGATGATATGCAGACAACAGCACGGTGGCTTTGCAGCACTAATGATGAAAAACATACAACAGAGAATTAATGGATATGAAATCAGAACAGGAAATGTGCTCTGACATTTTGATGTAGCTGTAGCTTTTGAAGAAGGCTGATCATGCAGAAATACAGAATGGTGTCGGGCCGGTTTGAACTTACCCTAGTTGTGGGTCAAGGATCGGCTGATAGAGTGACACTGGACCACCATCCCCCCAAAGGTTTGTACAAGACACAAGTCTTACAAGACACTTATGATTTTGTGTAGCATTATACTTGTCTACTCCATAAACTGTGGACACTGTATTGAGTCTCTGGTCTATCTTGATGACAGACCAGTCTATTCTCATAAGTGACTTTTCACTCTTCTCCCACACTGACATGTATGTTAAGATAGTAGTTAGGTAAGATAAGATGAGACGAGACAAGATGAGATCAGATAAGATAAAACGCAGGTGAACatgtgaaattataaaaattaagtgaaaaaaataaaattaaatgcAGAGAATATGTTCACACTATACATCTTTCACTACAGATGGGATATTATGGGTACAGAAAAGTACCTgagtgcagtggcacaggatgattgcacagATCTTCATTTTGAGAACCAGCAAACGATGTATCTTGATAACTCTAGGTTACAAATGTAATATGTCCTATGATAGCTAAATTCATCACAACCCCACAAATAGATGTGAGGCCTTGCATGGAATATTTCTGTAGAGTAAGACTTAAGGAAAAGTGAACTCTTTTAAGTcaactgtatttgtgtataatTTGTCTTAAATATGGTCACACATCTATCTTAGTTACAGTTCTGAACAAATAATATAGTTTTACTCATAACGCACAAATCATGAATACATCATTTCAACATTCACAAAAGATAAAGTGTGTGAACCCCGCAGCTAATGACATAGACAAAAGGTAACTGGAGTCATGGAGTCAGCAAACAGTCAGGGAAACAAGTTTGGAGGTgtgaatacaaattttaaaaaactgacattttgagcAGAAGCATCTGCTGATGTAAAATATTTGCCTAAAGCTTTAGAAAGAGTTCCACAATGATCTTGATGAGTTGAACTCCCCAAAAGTTTAGTATGTCAGCGGCACCTGAGGTAAAATGCAAATACTGTTTGGTTCAAATTCAGACCAGCACTGTTTACCCAGTTATCGAACCAGAAAATCCAATTTGTGAAGAAATCATGATGGATTGCTGGTTTACAAACAACCTGAAGCTAAACTGAATGGCTGGCTTGAATTTGTATCAAACAGTTTAAGTATGAGTATGAGGAgttggaaatgaaaaacaaaggaTGAAGTGTGTATTCATTGTGACATAGCCTCATGtacacacaaaatatgttttgccATTGTTcagtttatctatttatttttactttactcaaTTAATTATATCTCGTTACTGAATGGCATCTTTGCTGGCAACATGGGTCACCTGGTTTTCAAGTCAATAAAAcatacagaataaaacaaaagtccacAGTTAGACAAACTGTCTAGATGGAGGACGATTTAGTCCTGTGGGTTTACTCTTATGATGACTCCAAAGGCACAATTTAAATTGATGAGTGTGGTGACAGTTAAAGGCTTAAAGGAATCATTGGAGAtggaatcaataaatcatggtGCATGGAGCATGGTGTCCATGGCAGGGCACCATAATAAAATCACTGCACAGCTGAAGATCACTTTGACCCTCCACAATAAATCTACAGGAACATGCTATGGACTGATGGAACTAAGGACGACTTGACATCCCAATGGGATACATCAAGACTTGGGGCTGCTTTGCTGCCCATGAAGGAGACCGTGATGCATCCCTGACTCATCAGTTCTGCTAGAACTTGCTTTTTATCCCATATGAACCCCAGTAACCCTGATTAAGTATGGAGGATTAATGATTTATTAAGATATCACCAACTGTAATGTTTGAATTTAAgattataaatatttgtttgtcagtcaaATAACCATATTactttaatcaattatttaTAAATCAACCCAAACCATTCCTAAGGCCATAGATGTGGTTTGAGTGTCGGCCAGGGTTGACTCATGAACGTTGTTCCTTTCAGCTTTTTTCTCCAGCTTACAACATCATAACAAAGAAAGGTTCCGCCGGTGGGACATCCCCAGCTTTCAGTTTTCAAGGCAGCGACAAAAGGTACAAAAGGTCCACTAATCACCCGATGCCTCAGTTGCTGGTGCATTAGTCACAAGACTGCAAAATGATGTGATGTGGGAAAAGTCTCAGAACTTGTGATGACACATGGTCtttaaatggtggaatgagctccccaatgacatcaggacagcagaagtcTACAcatctaaaaacacatctcttcccactataccttgaataaaaaaaaagaaaaaagaaaagtttaaactaaTACATTTAGTAGAACTCATATGGCACTTACTTTTagcactttttagtttggctttcttgaagaaaattgcactttcttgattcttgttgttctgggtttgtaccctcatggttgaatgcacttattgtaagtcgctttggataaaagcgtcagctaaatgaaatgtaatgtaatgtaacatgggcaacaaagaaaaagagaaacaatgtAAACCCTCAACAGTGTTGACTAAGGTTATGTCATTGGGACATTGGCTCGAAAACACTATACAAAGTGTCAAAAAACAACTGACAATGAGCTTCATTCACTACAAGGCTCATGAATTACAGCATATGGTGTCTTTAAGGATCACTAGGTATAAATAACAGCTCTGCCAATGTTTGTAGGAGTCAGAGAAACAATACAAAATTCAGGTAGTGGATTACACTTTTTGTGAGTGATTTTAAGCCACAATATGTGCTGTATACTCACTTAGATCGTTGAATAATGCGTAAAAAAGcgtattattattaaatacaatttcaaCTTCTCCTTGGGTGCAACAGGGATATTTAAATGACGGAAAGGTCTCTGTCCGGAACGAAAGATTTGTGTTGTTCGTTCGAGGCCGACTGGTGAATGTGGCGACCCAACCGGATGTTACCAATTTAGTCATCCGGGCAGCTGAGAGGACGTTTAGCATTGTAGCTAATGCTGTCAAAATAGACAAAATCGTAGTATTTTATGAATCTTTTCACATAGTGGATCCAAAACTTTGAAGAGTAACAATGATTAAGGCCATTTTGATATTTAACAACCACGGGAAACCGAGGCTGATTCGATTCTATCAGTATTTTGTGAGTATGTTTGGGGCTGATCGTCACAACATTAGCATGTTTGTATATACAGCTGTCTTTACTCCCTCGTTTGACAGTGTTAGTAGACATGTCACATGATTTCACCAACATATAACACACGAGTCGTTTTTACACTGTAGAGATGCGTTGTTACTATTTGCCTGTGATCTCTAAATCTCAGATTTGAGCTCATTGTCGTAGCTTGtaactgctttgttttcttttggtgcCATAAGGTCCCTATGTAACTTGTGCTACTTTATCAGTCAGCTCGATGGGGGCCGTGCCTGCAGGTGGGATATTAACCAGAGTGTGCCACATGTGTCCTGCAGGCagaggacatgcagcagcagatcatTCGAGAGACTTTCCATCTGGTTTCGAAGAGAGACGATAATGTCTGTAACTTCCTGGAGGGTGGAAGGCAAGTAGCACTGTTTCCCAGTGGTGGGAGGAAACATTCacttcatgtatctgtacttaaaaataaatattttcaggATATATTCAATTTGACTTCACTACATACAGAAGCAAATATCTGTGTTTTCCACTCCACGACATACCCATAAGGCGTTATGttacatgtgtgttgttttcaggtAATATTAGACCATGTCTCCATCaatgagaggaaagagatgCATTAATGTTGTAGAGGCTACTGCAGAGATTTAGCCATTAATTATTATGACAATGCAAATGTATTCAGTAGCATCATTCTGTATTAATATGACAGAGTCTGTATTATTCTTATATTTAACTAAATATACTCTAGGCACAGTTACTGATGTAGTTGACCATCACATCAGGAAATAGGCTACACTCTGCAAGTTATTCTACTTTTGATACTGTAAGtgtatttaaaagcaagtacttcCTTTCCTTTACTCAAATAGAAAAGTTAATGCTGTACTTTTACTGGAGTACATTTGTGTCTATTTACTTGATCTTTCACAAGTAAAATACTGCTTGATGCAAATCTGtattaaaacacaatgacatGTGAAGAACAGAGCAGATATTTGGTCCTTCTGAGCATTTAAAAAGTGCCTTGGATGTGCTTGTTCAATGCACAGCtgcagaaaagctgcagctgaacttCATTATGTTCCAATTTTTTTAAAATGGAAAGACAGAAGTAATGTGATTGATATAAGAATGTGTACATTTGGAGACATTCACGTTTATATTGGCAGGGCCATATAGGCGGACCTGTAATTTCAGTTATGATATGTTATGACATCTTGACAGAACTTTAACGACTGTAAACACagagtcagtttttttttttctttactaaCATCAATGCCAGGACAGAAGCTGACATATCTTGGCATCAAAGCAGAGCCAGGGGCAGACTGAAGATGCAGTATCACTTTTTTAACCATTAGATggaggcaaacacacataccATTTCTCTGATCAGCTACTTCACACGATAATGATAAACCTGTCTGTTAATACAGTTACATAATACACAAGATGCATTTATTAGTTTTACAAGTGGGATTTTCTTGGAATGTAACATTTATATCCATTTTCAGTCTCATCGGTGGCTCCGACTACAAGCTGATCTACCGACACTATGCGACTCTCTACTTTGTCTTCTGTGTGGACTCATCTGAGAGCGAGCTCGGCATTCTGGACCTGATCCAGGTCGCCTTCTGCTTTATTTAACTGCTCCTTAAGTATATTGAATATGTGGTTTTTGAGGTAAAACCTCCCTTTTTCCACAGCACCCCTTTGTTCCATCATACAAATATGCCCAAGTAGAAAAGAACACGCTGTCTCTCTCTTGAACTACTACACAAACTGCTTTCCACTACATGATGCTGTATTTAATTCATCTTGAGAAAGACGATTCATTGACCCCtttactttcgtacttttaaTTGCTGGTGTAATttggaaatgaaaatatttctcCTGTTCAATTGAAATCTTTTTGAATGTAAAACTTGTCAACTAACAAAATATAAAGGAGGAAACCCCAATATCACAAACGCAGGCTGTACACACAGCTCAGCAAAGATATCTTAATGCCTTAACCTTTTCCTTAAACATCTCTCCTACATTGTTTTGATCAGTGTACTCACTTAACACTTTTGAACCAAGCACATTAACCTTTATCAAACCTAAATGTTTGTTCTGATCCACCTGTATGGCCTTAACCTTAACTTTTTCATTAGTACTGGAATCATATCTCAAATCACTCTTTCTGTAGTTTGATGTTTAGTGTGAAGCACAAGTCATTGCAACAGAAGATAATCTATATTCCTGAGGCGATCCAATATTTGTTATGCCCTCCAATGTAATTATAATCTCCAATTATAATCTTCCCAATATGACCCTTTTTAATTACATGTGTAGGTTCACTCTTCTCTAcgtgttgctgtttgttttataagTGATGACTTAACAAATCCTCTTCGCTGCAGGTGTTTGTGGAAACGCTGGATAAATGCTTTGAAAACGTCTGTGAGCTGGACCTCATATTCCACATGGACAAGGTGAGTGGCAGTGAAGGAAGCCTTTTCAATCGTGTTTCCTCGGCACAGTGCTATTTTGTGTAGAACTGTGGTGATCAGTAGAGTAATTGACAAGTAGTTTGATAGCGACCAATGGTTTCAGTTATCTTAAAAAATACCAAAGGTTTTCAGCTTCTCTGAATAGAGGATGTGATTTTTCACCCCTTTTACTTTGTCACATATTTGtcatgcttttttaaataatattttagaGAATTAGCAGCCACTCTAGTATCGTGCATGCCACATTGACTTTGATCTACTGAACTATGGCCCCTTTCCAGTCTCAGAACAACATTCACTGTTATTTCTACAGAACTACAAAATGTCTGCATGTGATTAATTTGCTGTCAATGCAGAATCAACACTTCATGTTCACAATAGAAGTAtcaaaattcagttttttactgTGCAGGAGCTATTGGAAGTGGTGACGTAACTGTGGTTAACTGAGGACAATTATTCATCCAGTTCTGCTGTTTCTTTGCCAGTGACTGTTTTAAAATTTGAGGAAGTGATCTAGTGATCTCATATATGTTTTCGGTCTACCTTCTGATTCAGACTTAGGTCAGACACTTACTGTAAGCCTGTACCTTGAGGTTACTAGCATCCATGAGACTAAAAACATTAAGGGCGTTGTGCTCTAGATCTGTTATAtgcatccaaaaatgaaaaacctcaCGTTGAGAAAGTTACATACTTTTGTGTGCTCCAATCCCAGCAcagaaatataatgtaaatgcTTTTACCATTCATATTCAACAAAAGGTTCACGAGTGTAATTTAAtatgtattcattattttatgaatGACCTATAGGGAAACATATCCTGAGGTATGCAGTGCAGTGGTGTTTTTACGTCTCTTCCATGCACCCAGCTGCTTCTCAGGAGCAGCTGCATTGCTATAAATGGTCcagttc contains these protein-coding regions:
- the LOC118105013 gene encoding AP-3 complex subunit sigma-2 yields the protein MIKAILIFNNHGKPRLIRFYQYFAEDMQQQIIRETFHLVSKRDDNVCNFLEGGSLIGGSDYKLIYRHYATLYFVFCVDSSESELGILDLIQVFVETLDKCFENVCELDLIFHMDKVHYILQEVVMGGMVLETNMNEIVAQVELQNRMEKSEGGLSAAPARAVSAVKNMNLPEIPRNINIGDINIKVPSLSPF